Proteins encoded by one window of Channa argus isolate prfri chromosome 1, Channa argus male v1.0, whole genome shotgun sequence:
- the ago4 gene encoding protein argonaute-4 isoform X4: MSKKSRLGEIPFPFKAFEFAIAIRNSVSLRAAPVQDDSGPPAPTSLFQPPRRPGLGTVGKPIRLLANHFQVQIPKIDVYHYDIDIKPEKRPRRVNREVVDTMVRHFKMQIFGDRQPGYDGKRNMYTAHPLPIGRDRVDLEVTLPGEGKDQTFKVSLQWVSVVSLQMLLEALSGHLNEVPEDSVQALDVITRHLPSMRYTPVGRSFFSPPEGYYHPLGGGREVWFGFHQSVRPAMWNMMLNIDVSATAFYRAQPVIEFMCEVLDIQNINEQTKPLTDSQRVKFTKEIRGLKVEVTHCGQMKRKYRVCNVTRRPASHQTFPLQLENGQAMECTVAQYFKQKYNLQLKYPHLPCLQVGQEQKHTYLPLEVCNIVAGQRCIKKLTDNQTSTMIKATARSAPDRQEEISRLVKSNSMVGGPDPYLKEFGIVVHNDMTEVTGRVLPAPMLQYGGRNKTVATPNQGVWDMRGKQFYAGIEIKVWAVACFAPQKQCREDLLKSFTDQLRKISKDAGMPIQGQPCFCKYAQGADSVEPMFKHLKMSYVGLQLIVVILPGKTPVYAEVKRVGDTLLGMATQCVQVKNVVKTSPQTLSNLCLKINAKLGGINNVLVPHQRPSVFQQPVIFLGADVTHPPAGDGKKPSIAAVVGSMDGHPSRYCATVRVQTSRQDMSQEQLFSQEVIQDLTNMVRELLIQFYKSTRFKPTRIIYYRGGVSEGQMKQVAWPELIAIRKACISLEEDYRPGITYIVVQKRHHTRLFCSDKAERVGKSGNVPAGTTVDSTITHPSEFDFYLCSHAGIQGTSRPSHYHVLWDDNCFTADELQLLTYQLCHTYVRCTRSVSIPAPAYYARLVAFRARYHLVDKDHDSAEGSHVSGQSNGRDPQALAKAVQIHYDTQHTMYFA, translated from the exons ATGTCCAAAAAATCGCGCCTGGGTGAAAttccttttccttttaaagCATTCGAATTTGCCATCGCCATCAGGAACAGTGTGTCTCTTCGGGCTGCCCCCGTCCAAGATGACAGCG GCCCGCCTGCCCCTACGTCTCTGTTTCAGCCTCCACGGCGTCCCGGCCTTGGCACGGTGGGTAAACCCATCCGGCTCCTTGCCAACCACTTCCAGGTTCAGATTCCCAAGATTGATGTCTATCACTATGATATCGACATCAAACCTGAGAAACGGCCTCGGAGGGTCAACAG GGAGGTGGTGGACACGATGGTGCGGCACTTCAAGATGCAGATCTTTGGAGACAGACAGCCTGGATATGATGGGAAGAGAAACATGTACACGGCACATCCACTGCCAATAGGGAGAGACCGG GTGGACCTGGAGGTGACTCTGCCAGGCGAGGGGAAGGATCAGACGTTCAAGGTGTCTTTGCAGTGGGTGTCTGTGGTCAGTCTTCAGATGCTACTAGAAGCCCTGTCGGGTCATCTTAACGAGGTCCCGGAAGACTCCGTTCAGGCTCTGGATGTCATCACACGGCATCTGCCTTCCATGAG GTACACTCCAGTGGGGCGTTCGTTTTTCTCCCCTCCGGAGGGCTATTATCATCCTCTTGGTGGAGGCAGAGAGGTGTGGTTTGGTTTCCATCAGTCTGTCCGTCCTGCCATGTGGAACATGATGCTCAACATCGATG TGTCAGCCACTGCTTTCTACCGTGCTCAGCCTGTGATAGAGTTCATGTGTGAGGTGCTCGATATACAGAACATCAACGAACAGACCAAACCACTGACTGACTCGCAGCGTGTCAAATTCACCAAGGAAATAAGAG GCTTGAAAGTTGAGGTAAcacactgtggacagatgaagaGGAAGTATCGTGTATGTAACGTCACACGCCGACCTGCCAGCCACCAAAC GTTTCCCTTGCAGCTTGAGAATGGCCAAGCCATGGAGTGCACAGTAGCTCAATATTTCAAGCAGAAGTACAATCTGCAGCTCAAATATCCACATTTACCCTGTCTGCAAGTAGGGCAAGAACAGAAGCACACCTATCTTCCCCTTGAG GTCTGTAACATAGTAGCAGGCCAGCGCTGTATCAAGAAACTGACGGATAACCAAACGTCCACCATGATCAAAGCCACAGCTCGCTCAGCCCCCGACAGACAGGAAGAGATCAGCAGACTG GTCAAAAGCAACAGCATGGTCGGGGGCCCGGACCCTTATCTGAAGGAATTTGGCATTGTCGTGCACAATGACATGACAGAAGTAACAGGGCGTGTCCTCCCAGCGCCCATGCTGCAGTATGGGGGCCGG AATAAAACCGTGGCCACGCCCAACCAGGGCGTGTGGGACATGAGAGGGAAACAGTTCTATGCCGGCATTGAGATCAAGGTCTGGGCTGTGGCCTGCTTTGCCCCACAGAAACAGTGCCGTGAGGACCTGCTCAA GAGCTTCACTGATCAGCTGCGAAAGATCTCCAAGGATGCTGGGATGCCCATTCAGGGCCAGCCATGTTTCTGTAAATACGCCCAAGGAGCTGACAGTGTGGAGCCCATGTTCAAACACCTCAAAATGTCTTATGTAGGACTGCAGCTTATTGTGGTCATCCTGCCTGGCAAAACTCCAGTTTATG CTGAGGTGAAGCGGGTAGGTGACACCCTTCTGGGCATGGCCACCCAGTGTGTGCAGGTGAAGAATGTAGTGAAGACATCCCCACAGACTCTCTCCAACCTCTGCCTCAAGATCAACGCCAAGCTGGGAGGCATCAACAATGTCTTAGTGCCTCATCAGAG GCCTTCCGTGTTCCAGCAGCCAGTCATTTTCCTGGGTGCTGATGTAACACATCCTCCAGCAGGGGATGGGAAGAAGCCATCCATAGCGGCGGTGGTGGGCAGCATGGATGGCCACCCCAGCCGATACTGTGCCACAGTGCGAGTCCAGACATCTCGACAAGACATGTCCCAG GAGCAGCTCTTTAGCCAGGAAGTAATCCAAGACTTGACCAACATGGTGCGAGAGCTGCTCATTCAGTTCTACAAATCCACCCGTTTCAAGCCCACACGCATCATCTATTACCGTGGGGGCGTGTCTGAGGGACAGATGAAACAG GTTGCATGGCCGGAGCTGATAGCCATCCGGAAGGCATGTATCAGTCTGGAGGAGGATTACAGGCCGGGTATTACATACATCGTGGTCCAGAAGCGTCACCACACTCGGCTCTTCTGCTCTGATAAAGCTGAGAGG GTTGGCAAGAGTGGCAATGTCCCCGCAGGAACCACAGTGGATAGCACCATCACACACCCGTCCGAGTTTGACTTCTACCTGTGCAGCCATGCTGGGATTCAG GGAACCAGTCGTCCCTCCCATTACCACGTCCTGTGGGATGACAATTGTTTCACAGCCGATGAACTGCAGCTTCTCACCTACCAGCTTTGCCACACCTATGTGCGCTGCACACGCTCTGTTTCCATCCCAGCGCCGGCTTACTACGCCAGGCTAGTGGCTTTCCGAGCCCGCTACCACCTGGTGGACAAAGACCACGACAG tgCTGAAGGCAGCCACGTTTCGGGCCAGAGTAACGGCCGGGACCCGCAGGCGTTGGCCAAGGCAGTTCAGATCCACTATGATACCCAGCACACCATGTACTTCGCCTGA
- the ago4 gene encoding protein argonaute-4 isoform X6: MEALGPGPPAPTSLFQPPRRPGLGTVGKPIRLLANHFQVQIPKIDVYHYDIDIKPEKRPRRVNREVVDTMVRHFKMQIFGDRQPGYDGKRNMYTAHPLPIGRDRVDLEVTLPGEGKDQTFKVSLQWVSVVSLQMLLEALSGHLNEVPEDSVQALDVITRHLPSMRYTPVGRSFFSPPEGYYHPLGGGREVWFGFHQSVRPAMWNMMLNIDVSATAFYRAQPVIEFMCEVLDIQNINEQTKPLTDSQRVKFTKEIRGLKVEVTHCGQMKRKYRVCNVTRRPASHQTFPLQLENGQAMECTVAQYFKQKYNLQLKYPHLPCLQVGQEQKHTYLPLEVCNIVAGQRCIKKLTDNQTSTMIKATARSAPDRQEEISRLVKSNSMVGGPDPYLKEFGIVVHNDMTEVTGRVLPAPMLQYGGRVSTDTGRDCGRNKTVATPNQGVWDMRGKQFYAGIEIKVWAVACFAPQKQCREDLLKSFTDQLRKISKDAGMPIQGQPCFCKYAQGADSVEPMFKHLKMSYVGLQLIVVILPGKTPVYAEVKRVGDTLLGMATQCVQVKNVVKTSPQTLSNLCLKINAKLGGINNVLVPHQRPSVFQQPVIFLGADVTHPPAGDGKKPSIAAVVGSMDGHPSRYCATVRVQTSRQDMSQEQLFSQEVIQDLTNMVRELLIQFYKSTRFKPTRIIYYRGGVSEGQMKQVAWPELIAIRKACISLEEDYRPGITYIVVQKRHHTRLFCSDKAERVGKSGNVPAGTTVDSTITHPSEFDFYLCSHAGIQGTSRPSHYHVLWDDNCFTADELQLLTYQLCHTYVRCTRSVSIPAPAYYARLVAFRARYHLVDKDHDSAEGSHVSGQSNGRDPQALAKAVQIHYDTQHTMYFA; this comes from the exons ATGGAAGCCCTCGGACCCG GCCCGCCTGCCCCTACGTCTCTGTTTCAGCCTCCACGGCGTCCCGGCCTTGGCACGGTGGGTAAACCCATCCGGCTCCTTGCCAACCACTTCCAGGTTCAGATTCCCAAGATTGATGTCTATCACTATGATATCGACATCAAACCTGAGAAACGGCCTCGGAGGGTCAACAG GGAGGTGGTGGACACGATGGTGCGGCACTTCAAGATGCAGATCTTTGGAGACAGACAGCCTGGATATGATGGGAAGAGAAACATGTACACGGCACATCCACTGCCAATAGGGAGAGACCGG GTGGACCTGGAGGTGACTCTGCCAGGCGAGGGGAAGGATCAGACGTTCAAGGTGTCTTTGCAGTGGGTGTCTGTGGTCAGTCTTCAGATGCTACTAGAAGCCCTGTCGGGTCATCTTAACGAGGTCCCGGAAGACTCCGTTCAGGCTCTGGATGTCATCACACGGCATCTGCCTTCCATGAG GTACACTCCAGTGGGGCGTTCGTTTTTCTCCCCTCCGGAGGGCTATTATCATCCTCTTGGTGGAGGCAGAGAGGTGTGGTTTGGTTTCCATCAGTCTGTCCGTCCTGCCATGTGGAACATGATGCTCAACATCGATG TGTCAGCCACTGCTTTCTACCGTGCTCAGCCTGTGATAGAGTTCATGTGTGAGGTGCTCGATATACAGAACATCAACGAACAGACCAAACCACTGACTGACTCGCAGCGTGTCAAATTCACCAAGGAAATAAGAG GCTTGAAAGTTGAGGTAAcacactgtggacagatgaagaGGAAGTATCGTGTATGTAACGTCACACGCCGACCTGCCAGCCACCAAAC GTTTCCCTTGCAGCTTGAGAATGGCCAAGCCATGGAGTGCACAGTAGCTCAATATTTCAAGCAGAAGTACAATCTGCAGCTCAAATATCCACATTTACCCTGTCTGCAAGTAGGGCAAGAACAGAAGCACACCTATCTTCCCCTTGAG GTCTGTAACATAGTAGCAGGCCAGCGCTGTATCAAGAAACTGACGGATAACCAAACGTCCACCATGATCAAAGCCACAGCTCGCTCAGCCCCCGACAGACAGGAAGAGATCAGCAGACTG GTCAAAAGCAACAGCATGGTCGGGGGCCCGGACCCTTATCTGAAGGAATTTGGCATTGTCGTGCACAATGACATGACAGAAGTAACAGGGCGTGTCCTCCCAGCGCCCATGCTGCAGTATGGGGGCCGGGTGAGTACAGACACAGGGCGGGACTGTGGCAGG AATAAAACCGTGGCCACGCCCAACCAGGGCGTGTGGGACATGAGAGGGAAACAGTTCTATGCCGGCATTGAGATCAAGGTCTGGGCTGTGGCCTGCTTTGCCCCACAGAAACAGTGCCGTGAGGACCTGCTCAA GAGCTTCACTGATCAGCTGCGAAAGATCTCCAAGGATGCTGGGATGCCCATTCAGGGCCAGCCATGTTTCTGTAAATACGCCCAAGGAGCTGACAGTGTGGAGCCCATGTTCAAACACCTCAAAATGTCTTATGTAGGACTGCAGCTTATTGTGGTCATCCTGCCTGGCAAAACTCCAGTTTATG CTGAGGTGAAGCGGGTAGGTGACACCCTTCTGGGCATGGCCACCCAGTGTGTGCAGGTGAAGAATGTAGTGAAGACATCCCCACAGACTCTCTCCAACCTCTGCCTCAAGATCAACGCCAAGCTGGGAGGCATCAACAATGTCTTAGTGCCTCATCAGAG GCCTTCCGTGTTCCAGCAGCCAGTCATTTTCCTGGGTGCTGATGTAACACATCCTCCAGCAGGGGATGGGAAGAAGCCATCCATAGCGGCGGTGGTGGGCAGCATGGATGGCCACCCCAGCCGATACTGTGCCACAGTGCGAGTCCAGACATCTCGACAAGACATGTCCCAG GAGCAGCTCTTTAGCCAGGAAGTAATCCAAGACTTGACCAACATGGTGCGAGAGCTGCTCATTCAGTTCTACAAATCCACCCGTTTCAAGCCCACACGCATCATCTATTACCGTGGGGGCGTGTCTGAGGGACAGATGAAACAG GTTGCATGGCCGGAGCTGATAGCCATCCGGAAGGCATGTATCAGTCTGGAGGAGGATTACAGGCCGGGTATTACATACATCGTGGTCCAGAAGCGTCACCACACTCGGCTCTTCTGCTCTGATAAAGCTGAGAGG GTTGGCAAGAGTGGCAATGTCCCCGCAGGAACCACAGTGGATAGCACCATCACACACCCGTCCGAGTTTGACTTCTACCTGTGCAGCCATGCTGGGATTCAG GGAACCAGTCGTCCCTCCCATTACCACGTCCTGTGGGATGACAATTGTTTCACAGCCGATGAACTGCAGCTTCTCACCTACCAGCTTTGCCACACCTATGTGCGCTGCACACGCTCTGTTTCCATCCCAGCGCCGGCTTACTACGCCAGGCTAGTGGCTTTCCGAGCCCGCTACCACCTGGTGGACAAAGACCACGACAG tgCTGAAGGCAGCCACGTTTCGGGCCAGAGTAACGGCCGGGACCCGCAGGCGTTGGCCAAGGCAGTTCAGATCCACTATGATACCCAGCACACCATGTACTTCGCCTGA
- the ago4 gene encoding protein argonaute-4 isoform X5: MEALGPGPPAPTSLFQPPRRPGLGTVGKPIRLLANHFQVQIPKIDVYHYDIDIKPEKRPRRVNREVVDTMVRHFKMQIFGDRQPGYDGKRNMYTAHPLPIGRDRVDLEVTLPGEGKDQTFKVSLQWVSVVSLQMLLEALSGHLNEVPEDSVQALDVITRHLPSMRYTPVGRSFFSPPEGYYHPLGGGREVWFGFHQSVRPAMWNMMLNIDVSATAFYRAQPVIEFMCEVLDIQNINEQTKPLTDSQRVKFTKEIRGLKVEVTHCGQMKRKYRVCNVTRRPASHQTFPLQLENGQAMECTVAQYFKQKYNLQLKYPHLPCLQVGQEQKHTYLPLEVCNIVAGQRCIKKLTDNQTSTMIKATARSAPDRQEEISRLVKSNSMVGGPDPYLKEFGIVVHNDMTEVTGRVLPAPMLQYGGRVSTDTGRDCGRGLSPQNKTVATPNQGVWDMRGKQFYAGIEIKVWAVACFAPQKQCREDLLKSFTDQLRKISKDAGMPIQGQPCFCKYAQGADSVEPMFKHLKMSYVGLQLIVVILPGKTPVYAEVKRVGDTLLGMATQCVQVKNVVKTSPQTLSNLCLKINAKLGGINNVLVPHQRPSVFQQPVIFLGADVTHPPAGDGKKPSIAAVVGSMDGHPSRYCATVRVQTSRQDMSQEQLFSQEVIQDLTNMVRELLIQFYKSTRFKPTRIIYYRGGVSEGQMKQVAWPELIAIRKACISLEEDYRPGITYIVVQKRHHTRLFCSDKAERVGKSGNVPAGTTVDSTITHPSEFDFYLCSHAGIQGTSRPSHYHVLWDDNCFTADELQLLTYQLCHTYVRCTRSVSIPAPAYYARLVAFRARYHLVDKDHDSAEGSHVSGQSNGRDPQALAKAVQIHYDTQHTMYFA, encoded by the exons ATGGAAGCCCTCGGACCCG GCCCGCCTGCCCCTACGTCTCTGTTTCAGCCTCCACGGCGTCCCGGCCTTGGCACGGTGGGTAAACCCATCCGGCTCCTTGCCAACCACTTCCAGGTTCAGATTCCCAAGATTGATGTCTATCACTATGATATCGACATCAAACCTGAGAAACGGCCTCGGAGGGTCAACAG GGAGGTGGTGGACACGATGGTGCGGCACTTCAAGATGCAGATCTTTGGAGACAGACAGCCTGGATATGATGGGAAGAGAAACATGTACACGGCACATCCACTGCCAATAGGGAGAGACCGG GTGGACCTGGAGGTGACTCTGCCAGGCGAGGGGAAGGATCAGACGTTCAAGGTGTCTTTGCAGTGGGTGTCTGTGGTCAGTCTTCAGATGCTACTAGAAGCCCTGTCGGGTCATCTTAACGAGGTCCCGGAAGACTCCGTTCAGGCTCTGGATGTCATCACACGGCATCTGCCTTCCATGAG GTACACTCCAGTGGGGCGTTCGTTTTTCTCCCCTCCGGAGGGCTATTATCATCCTCTTGGTGGAGGCAGAGAGGTGTGGTTTGGTTTCCATCAGTCTGTCCGTCCTGCCATGTGGAACATGATGCTCAACATCGATG TGTCAGCCACTGCTTTCTACCGTGCTCAGCCTGTGATAGAGTTCATGTGTGAGGTGCTCGATATACAGAACATCAACGAACAGACCAAACCACTGACTGACTCGCAGCGTGTCAAATTCACCAAGGAAATAAGAG GCTTGAAAGTTGAGGTAAcacactgtggacagatgaagaGGAAGTATCGTGTATGTAACGTCACACGCCGACCTGCCAGCCACCAAAC GTTTCCCTTGCAGCTTGAGAATGGCCAAGCCATGGAGTGCACAGTAGCTCAATATTTCAAGCAGAAGTACAATCTGCAGCTCAAATATCCACATTTACCCTGTCTGCAAGTAGGGCAAGAACAGAAGCACACCTATCTTCCCCTTGAG GTCTGTAACATAGTAGCAGGCCAGCGCTGTATCAAGAAACTGACGGATAACCAAACGTCCACCATGATCAAAGCCACAGCTCGCTCAGCCCCCGACAGACAGGAAGAGATCAGCAGACTG GTCAAAAGCAACAGCATGGTCGGGGGCCCGGACCCTTATCTGAAGGAATTTGGCATTGTCGTGCACAATGACATGACAGAAGTAACAGGGCGTGTCCTCCCAGCGCCCATGCTGCAGTATGGGGGCCGGGTGAGTACAGACACAGGGCGGGACTGTGGCAGG GGACTCTCTCCGCAGAATAAAACCGTGGCCACGCCCAACCAGGGCGTGTGGGACATGAGAGGGAAACAGTTCTATGCCGGCATTGAGATCAAGGTCTGGGCTGTGGCCTGCTTTGCCCCACAGAAACAGTGCCGTGAGGACCTGCTCAA GAGCTTCACTGATCAGCTGCGAAAGATCTCCAAGGATGCTGGGATGCCCATTCAGGGCCAGCCATGTTTCTGTAAATACGCCCAAGGAGCTGACAGTGTGGAGCCCATGTTCAAACACCTCAAAATGTCTTATGTAGGACTGCAGCTTATTGTGGTCATCCTGCCTGGCAAAACTCCAGTTTATG CTGAGGTGAAGCGGGTAGGTGACACCCTTCTGGGCATGGCCACCCAGTGTGTGCAGGTGAAGAATGTAGTGAAGACATCCCCACAGACTCTCTCCAACCTCTGCCTCAAGATCAACGCCAAGCTGGGAGGCATCAACAATGTCTTAGTGCCTCATCAGAG GCCTTCCGTGTTCCAGCAGCCAGTCATTTTCCTGGGTGCTGATGTAACACATCCTCCAGCAGGGGATGGGAAGAAGCCATCCATAGCGGCGGTGGTGGGCAGCATGGATGGCCACCCCAGCCGATACTGTGCCACAGTGCGAGTCCAGACATCTCGACAAGACATGTCCCAG GAGCAGCTCTTTAGCCAGGAAGTAATCCAAGACTTGACCAACATGGTGCGAGAGCTGCTCATTCAGTTCTACAAATCCACCCGTTTCAAGCCCACACGCATCATCTATTACCGTGGGGGCGTGTCTGAGGGACAGATGAAACAG GTTGCATGGCCGGAGCTGATAGCCATCCGGAAGGCATGTATCAGTCTGGAGGAGGATTACAGGCCGGGTATTACATACATCGTGGTCCAGAAGCGTCACCACACTCGGCTCTTCTGCTCTGATAAAGCTGAGAGG GTTGGCAAGAGTGGCAATGTCCCCGCAGGAACCACAGTGGATAGCACCATCACACACCCGTCCGAGTTTGACTTCTACCTGTGCAGCCATGCTGGGATTCAG GGAACCAGTCGTCCCTCCCATTACCACGTCCTGTGGGATGACAATTGTTTCACAGCCGATGAACTGCAGCTTCTCACCTACCAGCTTTGCCACACCTATGTGCGCTGCACACGCTCTGTTTCCATCCCAGCGCCGGCTTACTACGCCAGGCTAGTGGCTTTCCGAGCCCGCTACCACCTGGTGGACAAAGACCACGACAG tgCTGAAGGCAGCCACGTTTCGGGCCAGAGTAACGGCCGGGACCCGCAGGCGTTGGCCAAGGCAGTTCAGATCCACTATGATACCCAGCACACCATGTACTTCGCCTGA
- the ago4 gene encoding protein argonaute-4 isoform X7, translating into MEALGPGPPAPTSLFQPPRRPGLGTVGKPIRLLANHFQVQIPKIDVYHYDIDIKPEKRPRRVNREVVDTMVRHFKMQIFGDRQPGYDGKRNMYTAHPLPIGRDRVDLEVTLPGEGKDQTFKVSLQWVSVVSLQMLLEALSGHLNEVPEDSVQALDVITRHLPSMRYTPVGRSFFSPPEGYYHPLGGGREVWFGFHQSVRPAMWNMMLNIDVSATAFYRAQPVIEFMCEVLDIQNINEQTKPLTDSQRVKFTKEIRGLKVEVTHCGQMKRKYRVCNVTRRPASHQTFPLQLENGQAMECTVAQYFKQKYNLQLKYPHLPCLQVGQEQKHTYLPLEVCNIVAGQRCIKKLTDNQTSTMIKATARSAPDRQEEISRLVKSNSMVGGPDPYLKEFGIVVHNDMTEVTGRVLPAPMLQYGGRNKTVATPNQGVWDMRGKQFYAGIEIKVWAVACFAPQKQCREDLLKSFTDQLRKISKDAGMPIQGQPCFCKYAQGADSVEPMFKHLKMSYVGLQLIVVILPGKTPVYAEVKRVGDTLLGMATQCVQVKNVVKTSPQTLSNLCLKINAKLGGINNVLVPHQRPSVFQQPVIFLGADVTHPPAGDGKKPSIAAVVGSMDGHPSRYCATVRVQTSRQDMSQEQLFSQEVIQDLTNMVRELLIQFYKSTRFKPTRIIYYRGGVSEGQMKQVAWPELIAIRKACISLEEDYRPGITYIVVQKRHHTRLFCSDKAERVGKSGNVPAGTTVDSTITHPSEFDFYLCSHAGIQGTSRPSHYHVLWDDNCFTADELQLLTYQLCHTYVRCTRSVSIPAPAYYARLVAFRARYHLVDKDHDSAEGSHVSGQSNGRDPQALAKAVQIHYDTQHTMYFA; encoded by the exons ATGGAAGCCCTCGGACCCG GCCCGCCTGCCCCTACGTCTCTGTTTCAGCCTCCACGGCGTCCCGGCCTTGGCACGGTGGGTAAACCCATCCGGCTCCTTGCCAACCACTTCCAGGTTCAGATTCCCAAGATTGATGTCTATCACTATGATATCGACATCAAACCTGAGAAACGGCCTCGGAGGGTCAACAG GGAGGTGGTGGACACGATGGTGCGGCACTTCAAGATGCAGATCTTTGGAGACAGACAGCCTGGATATGATGGGAAGAGAAACATGTACACGGCACATCCACTGCCAATAGGGAGAGACCGG GTGGACCTGGAGGTGACTCTGCCAGGCGAGGGGAAGGATCAGACGTTCAAGGTGTCTTTGCAGTGGGTGTCTGTGGTCAGTCTTCAGATGCTACTAGAAGCCCTGTCGGGTCATCTTAACGAGGTCCCGGAAGACTCCGTTCAGGCTCTGGATGTCATCACACGGCATCTGCCTTCCATGAG GTACACTCCAGTGGGGCGTTCGTTTTTCTCCCCTCCGGAGGGCTATTATCATCCTCTTGGTGGAGGCAGAGAGGTGTGGTTTGGTTTCCATCAGTCTGTCCGTCCTGCCATGTGGAACATGATGCTCAACATCGATG TGTCAGCCACTGCTTTCTACCGTGCTCAGCCTGTGATAGAGTTCATGTGTGAGGTGCTCGATATACAGAACATCAACGAACAGACCAAACCACTGACTGACTCGCAGCGTGTCAAATTCACCAAGGAAATAAGAG GCTTGAAAGTTGAGGTAAcacactgtggacagatgaagaGGAAGTATCGTGTATGTAACGTCACACGCCGACCTGCCAGCCACCAAAC GTTTCCCTTGCAGCTTGAGAATGGCCAAGCCATGGAGTGCACAGTAGCTCAATATTTCAAGCAGAAGTACAATCTGCAGCTCAAATATCCACATTTACCCTGTCTGCAAGTAGGGCAAGAACAGAAGCACACCTATCTTCCCCTTGAG GTCTGTAACATAGTAGCAGGCCAGCGCTGTATCAAGAAACTGACGGATAACCAAACGTCCACCATGATCAAAGCCACAGCTCGCTCAGCCCCCGACAGACAGGAAGAGATCAGCAGACTG GTCAAAAGCAACAGCATGGTCGGGGGCCCGGACCCTTATCTGAAGGAATTTGGCATTGTCGTGCACAATGACATGACAGAAGTAACAGGGCGTGTCCTCCCAGCGCCCATGCTGCAGTATGGGGGCCGG AATAAAACCGTGGCCACGCCCAACCAGGGCGTGTGGGACATGAGAGGGAAACAGTTCTATGCCGGCATTGAGATCAAGGTCTGGGCTGTGGCCTGCTTTGCCCCACAGAAACAGTGCCGTGAGGACCTGCTCAA GAGCTTCACTGATCAGCTGCGAAAGATCTCCAAGGATGCTGGGATGCCCATTCAGGGCCAGCCATGTTTCTGTAAATACGCCCAAGGAGCTGACAGTGTGGAGCCCATGTTCAAACACCTCAAAATGTCTTATGTAGGACTGCAGCTTATTGTGGTCATCCTGCCTGGCAAAACTCCAGTTTATG CTGAGGTGAAGCGGGTAGGTGACACCCTTCTGGGCATGGCCACCCAGTGTGTGCAGGTGAAGAATGTAGTGAAGACATCCCCACAGACTCTCTCCAACCTCTGCCTCAAGATCAACGCCAAGCTGGGAGGCATCAACAATGTCTTAGTGCCTCATCAGAG GCCTTCCGTGTTCCAGCAGCCAGTCATTTTCCTGGGTGCTGATGTAACACATCCTCCAGCAGGGGATGGGAAGAAGCCATCCATAGCGGCGGTGGTGGGCAGCATGGATGGCCACCCCAGCCGATACTGTGCCACAGTGCGAGTCCAGACATCTCGACAAGACATGTCCCAG GAGCAGCTCTTTAGCCAGGAAGTAATCCAAGACTTGACCAACATGGTGCGAGAGCTGCTCATTCAGTTCTACAAATCCACCCGTTTCAAGCCCACACGCATCATCTATTACCGTGGGGGCGTGTCTGAGGGACAGATGAAACAG GTTGCATGGCCGGAGCTGATAGCCATCCGGAAGGCATGTATCAGTCTGGAGGAGGATTACAGGCCGGGTATTACATACATCGTGGTCCAGAAGCGTCACCACACTCGGCTCTTCTGCTCTGATAAAGCTGAGAGG GTTGGCAAGAGTGGCAATGTCCCCGCAGGAACCACAGTGGATAGCACCATCACACACCCGTCCGAGTTTGACTTCTACCTGTGCAGCCATGCTGGGATTCAG GGAACCAGTCGTCCCTCCCATTACCACGTCCTGTGGGATGACAATTGTTTCACAGCCGATGAACTGCAGCTTCTCACCTACCAGCTTTGCCACACCTATGTGCGCTGCACACGCTCTGTTTCCATCCCAGCGCCGGCTTACTACGCCAGGCTAGTGGCTTTCCGAGCCCGCTACCACCTGGTGGACAAAGACCACGACAG tgCTGAAGGCAGCCACGTTTCGGGCCAGAGTAACGGCCGGGACCCGCAGGCGTTGGCCAAGGCAGTTCAGATCCACTATGATACCCAGCACACCATGTACTTCGCCTGA